The genomic region GTATCGTCTTTGTGAGTTTAGTGTTTTGGTGAGTTTCCTTAGCGAGGAGGTAATTCTTCAAAAATCAAGCTGTAGTTGTATGCTAAAGATGTGTAAGTCGAGGCCCGAGTTAATTGAGGATTTCGGGCTAGTCTTGGCCATAAATCTAGTTGAAAGGATGGGATCACTGGACATGGTGGGTTCAGAAGAGCTTGCAAAGGACCACATAAAACTCATATCACTATTCTTCAGTGATAAGTATTTGGATAAGTTAGAAGAAGCGTGGGAAATGTCCAGAAGAAATGGGAAGTTAATAGAGTGTTTGTTGTTGCAAATTGAGACTAATTTGAACAGACCGAGACTCCATACGTCACTCTTGAAACTCTTGGTAACATTGATGCAATCGACGGTAAGAACAAACACATATACCGTAACATCAGCTAACGcaaacaatatattatccaATGAAAAATTCTCAACACAGAAAATGAACgaaaaattgttaaatgGCCATAAACATAGGGAAATAAATGGAATAGATAAGGAAAATTTAagtgtatattttaataaagagTTTTACAAGGTAACCTACGAAGTAATGATCAGAATGTTAAAAGGGAATATATCAACAAGGTCAATATCAGCAGTATCAAAAGTAGTGGCATACTCATTTATACTCCTGCCAATGGATGAAAACATGAGATCTAAGAGATTTGCACTTTTACTCAAACACGTCAACTCGCCAGACCCACAAGTCAGACTAGTGACTATCAAAACACTCATTATCATCATGGTaactttaatatatatatatataattaaaaatacttcATAATTGTTTAGAGGGAATTGTCAAGTCCAGTGGTTTGGAAAAGATATGCAAATTTGGTGGTGGTGGCAGTCCTGCCACAACTGGTCTCGGAAGATGATACGAGTTGCAGAAAACTGTTACAAATACTAGTAACAAACATTTGGACAACTGGAACAAGAGAAAACAAAAATGAACTTTTGGATATGGTATCACACTTTGTAAGGAAAATGAAGAGTCACGTGCAACTGGCATTCTCATTTTTTGTGTACTTGGCACTCAAGAATGAAAAATCACTAcataacattaataaaCTGAATTTGAAACACTTGGAAAGTTTTATAGATGAAATCAATATCGATCACTGGCAAAACTGTTACTATTGGTTAAAGCTCTTGGAACACCTGCTCACAATACAATTTGAACTCAATAGAGAGCCTGCCTCCAAAATATGGAACTTTGTACTAAATTCAGGTCTCACATCACAACACCCATGGGTACTTGCATCTAGTCTCAGGATTTTAGCTCAAGTTTTACCCACCAAAAAAGTTCAAGAGTTAATACCCAACTTTAGTACTAGAGTTTTCATTTTGCTAAAGTCAAGTTTCAGAAACTTATCTACTTACCTTGGATCAATAGAAAGACACAGAAAGTTGGAACAGGCAACTCAACAAGTATTCataaattgtgtaaatgTTTTGAAACAATCCAAAGATAAATCACTTGAGAGGCTCACGTCCAAGTTATGTTACATTCTGAGGTGTAACCTGGGAAGAAAGTCAGAATGTACCCATAGAATAAGTGtaattttggaaattttCTCACATCTGGCAACTATTGAGATCATATATGCACCAAGGAACCGAGTTATGCTCCTAAAACTCATGATTGCACTCTTCAGAGTTGCACACACGAAACCTCCAGGAATCAGTCACAAGCTAAAGAATAGGAAGGAACAGGATACGAAACATGCTGATAAGGCTTCAGGTGTTTTAGAAAACATTGAAACCTGGTTCAATGAAAACAATATGGCACTGGAGTACCTTAAGCTCCTAAGTTTCGCAAGGAACTTTGTCCTGAAATCAAGACTAGTTAAAAAGAAGCACACGGCAATTTCAGTAGTTACAAATACAAGGATTGCAGCACTCAAGAAActaaagaaaaataaactaaagAGGAAAAGATTAACATCTAAAGCCTACAAATTAGAAACTAGAGCCTAGAGAATGAAAAGATTGTTCCATCATGTATGCGGTACCAGTCAAGACTAGAATATCGCCATTCTTGCAGCATTCAACGAACGCATTGTATAAAACTTTGTCAAAATCATCTATTCatgatatattatatatatttatatacctaaaaCTTCATTTGAGTAGTTAAATCCGCTCGACTCTGTGGAACAAATTAGTCTTGTCTTATCGAGGCCGGATTTAAGAATTTTCTTTGCActgaaaatttattcatatatatatatagtagttaCTCTGGATGTAAATCGACTTTATCCAAATCAGAATCCACATCTTTTAGTGTTCGACAATATGAGTGGTTTACATCAAGGTAGAAAATCTCAATTGACCGTCTTGAATCTTTATTTAGAAATGACACAAGAGGGTTGAAAATACTCAAGGTCCTATTTAACGAAATTGCAACACAAAAAACAGCATTCCCACCATAAACCTTGAACAAATCCTAAAATTCTcaagttaaaatttaaaaaattactgAACATAGCCTATTGATTGCAGTATTGTTATGGGCAATGTCAAGAACAACAGCCTTTGGAATACCAAATTCGTTCAATTTAGGAACTAGTGATGGGTATTTAGACAAAACATGGTTCTTTACCGCTTCACACTCTTGTTTGGAAAGTATTTTCATTCTCATTTTAAGCCTTGAACTGAGTGCCGAAATGTTAGCCACTCCCAATCCCAAGGCTTCTTCGACAACTAGCCTGGAACATAATTAAAAGCGGTTTCATGTAAAGGAATACCTGGAAGTTTCTGTATTCTCCTCATCAAAGGATTCAAAGTCTTTCTTGTTATTCTTTATTACCCTAGCTCCGACTTCCCTAGCCTTGTTCTCAAAAATCTCATCTTTATGGCAGTTTGGTCCCAGAACCACAACTGATCCTCTCTTTATGGTCCCGGCTTTCTGCAGGGCTATTTCATCCAGAGTTTTTCCAAGGATCTCCATATGGTCGTAGCCTACGTTTGCTGTCAAGATATAGGAAACAAACCAATTGAAGATATAACTACCGCTTTAGTGTTAGGTGCAAAGTTAGTAGGGTCAAGAAGTCCTCCTATGCCAGATTCCAGAACAACCCATTCCACCTTTTTTTCAGTAAAATAGACCAAAGATATCAAGAGAATGGTCTATAAGAATTGATTAGAGGTAGAATGGAGAAATCTTACGGAGAAGAAATGAATTGGCATATCCCCAACAACTGAGAAGATATAATCAGTTATCCTAACAAAGTCTCGTTTTGGAATCTGTACACATTGAACTCTAACCCTTTCAGTATACTCAAAAATATGCGGAGATGTGAACAAGCCGACCTTTAGTCctgaaattatataattattaacgAATTACCATCATACCTAGTGAAATTAGGCATTTTGAGACCTTGAATGCCACGGAAGACTTTCCATTTGTTCCGCTAACatgaattatattaaattggTCGGTTTTAATCCCTAGAAGATTGATGCACTTGAGGAAGTTATCTTGTTTTGTCGATTTGGACAGGATGCTGTTTATGCATCTTTTGAATTCGGaatcttcttcatctaccattttaatacaagcaaataatttacatatgatataatacaaaaattaaaaaattattaatatttgacTAATTATGGTTGTGTTGATGTCTCATTCGCAGCGACTTCACTACCATCATATCCCTTATTTTCGTGAGAGCGGACGCAGAATACCAGcctttaaatatatttta from Theileria annulata chromosome 1, complete sequence, *** SEQUENCING IN PROGRESS *** harbors:
- a CDS encoding dihydrofolate synthase/folylpolyglutamate synthase, putative, encoding MVDEEDSEFKRCINSILSKSTKQDNFLKCINLLGIKTDQFNIIHVSGTNGKSSVAFKVSKCLISLGLKVGLFTSPHIFEYTERVRVQCVQIPKRDFVRITDYIFSVVGDMPIHFFSTILLISLVYFTEKKVEWVVLESGIGGLLDPTNFAPNTKAVVISSIGYDHMEILGKTLDEIALQKAGTIKRGSVVVLGPNCHKDEIFENKAREVGARVIKNNKKDFESFDEENTETSRLVVEEALGLGVANISALSSRLKMRMKILSKQECEAVKNHVLSKYPSLVPKLNEFGIPKAVVLDIAHNNTAINRLCSDLFKVYGGNAVFCVAISLNRTLSIFNPLVSFLNKDSRRSIEIFYLDVNHSYCRTLKDVDSDLDKVDLHPDAKKILKSGLDKTRLICSTESSGFNYSNEVLGI